The nucleotide sequence AAGTCCGGTAATGTCGGTCAGGACCATGTGCAGGTCGCCCTCGCTGACCAGGCCCATCGCCACACCGGCGATCGGGTCGGTCGTCTCCAGGTCCGCCGCTTTGAGCGCCATATAGCCGCCGCAGACGGTCGCCATGGAGGAGGAACCGTTGGATTCCAGGATCTCGGAGACAAGGCGCACCGTCTGGCCCGGGGTTTCCAGGACCGGTTCGAGGGCCCGCTTGGCGAGGTTGCCGTGTCCCAGCTCCCGGCGGCGCGGCGGCTGGACCGGTGAAGCTTCCCCGACGCTGAAGCCCGGGAAGTTGTAATGCACCATGAAACTTTCATACTGCGCAGCGCTGTCCGTGAGCTCCTCGTACATCTGGGCGTCTTTGTTGCCGCCGATCGTCAGTGTCACCAGCGCCTGGGTCTGGCCCCGGGTAAAGAGACAGGAGGAGTGGACGGAGGGCAGAACGTTCGTCAGAATGCTGATCGGGCGGACCTCATCGAGTTTCCGGCCGTCGGCACGGCTCTGCGTCTGCAGGATCTGCGCGCGGACCGTCTCGCGCTTGACCGCTTCGATCGCTTTTTTGAGGGCATGCTCATCATATTCCGGCTCGGCATCGAGAATCTTTTTGCGCAGGTTGCGCAGGGCCGTGGAACGCTCCGTGCGCGCCATTTGAGCGATGGCCGCAGCGATGTCGCCGCTGTGCTGTTCCTTGACATACGCCATCAGATGCTCATCCGGCTCCGCGGCAATGCAGGTCAGTTTGAAGGTCTCTTTCTTGAACGGGGCAAAGGCTTTTGCATAAGAGCCGTTCGCCGTCGCCAGCAGCTGCTGCGCTTCGGAGAGCATGACGATGAAATCATCCTCGCCCATCGCGTTGCTGCGGTAGCGGGCGATCGTCTCGGCGGCCAGCGCCGGATCGACAAGGGGGTCGACCATCATCGTATCAAGCAGTTCCGTCTCCACCGAACCCTGGACCCGCATCTCGATCATCAGCAGGTCCGATTCCGTCCCCGCGAGAAAGAGGTCAAGCGTGCTGTTTTTGAGCTGCGGCAGCGTGGGATTGAAGACGACCTCTCCGTCGACTTTCGCGACACGGACGGCGCTGACGGGGATGTCAATATCGATGTCGGAGACATACAGGGCCGCCGATGCCGCATTGAGACCGAGCACCTGGAGGTCGGCATCTTCATCCGCGCTGAGGACCATCACGGTGATCTGGACGGGGTTGGCGAACCCTTTGGGGAAGAGCGGACGCAGGGAACGGTCGATAATGCGCGAAGTCAGCGTTTCGAAATCGCTCGGTTTGCCCTCGCGTTTGATGAAGCCGCCCGGGATCTTGCCCGCGGCATACGACTTCTCGATGTACTGCACCGTCAGCGG is from Sulfurimonas sp. HSL-1656 and encodes:
- a CDS encoding polyribonucleotide nucleotidyltransferase, translating into MDYDVLVAVENRTEEYALTSVARQANGSAWLKAGNTVVLATVVIDETEFVEEGFLPLTVQYIEKSYAAGKIPGGFIKREGKPSDFETLTSRIIDRSLRPLFPKGFANPVQITVMVLSADEDADLQVLGLNAASAALYVSDIDIDIPVSAVRVAKVDGEVVFNPTLPQLKNSTLDLFLAGTESDLLMIEMRVQGSVETELLDTMMVDPLVDPALAAETIARYRSNAMGEDDFIVMLSEAQQLLATANGSYAKAFAPFKKETFKLTCIAAEPDEHLMAYVKEQHSGDIAAAIAQMARTERSTALRNLRKKILDAEPEYDEHALKKAIEAVKRETVRAQILQTQSRADGRKLDEVRPISILTNVLPSVHSSCLFTRGQTQALVTLTIGGNKDAQMYEELTDSAAQYESFMVHYNFPGFSVGEASPVQPPRRRELGHGNLAKRALEPVLETPGQTVRLVSEILESNGSSSMATVCGGYMALKAADLETTDPIAGVAMGLVSEGDLHMVLTDITGLEDHDGDMDFKVAGSKEGITALQMDIKLGGISLELLKTALYQAKAGRAHIIDIMADAESKIELSDELPGSDFFSIDPERVADVIGQAGKTIREIIEKFEVAIDIDKKAGNVKVTGKNREGVKGAREHIEQIVSVPKMEKPEYHVGDIVKGRVKKIVDFGAFIELPGGVDGLLHISKISDSHVRNVSDVLSEGDDIDVEILEFKGSKISLGRAPVL